One Niallia circulans DNA segment encodes these proteins:
- a CDS encoding aspartate aminotransferase family protein: MLMYPYKKRSNPWGDVEKHVGRYGAPFFIPEIIDYAKGSYVYTEEGRRILDFTSGQMSSTIGHSHPEVVATLQEAAGRLDHLFSGMLSRPSINLCTHIAETVTNPLTKVIPLSTGSEVNEAALRMAKLVTGKFEVVSFNRSWHGLTEASAGATYASARKSRLPGTPGQLAIPTPYEYRPDFVDRDGKLDWQKQLDYGFAMVDAQSVGSLAACIVEPIVSGGGILVPPPGYLAALKKKCRERDMLLIFDEAQTSFGRTGQWYGFQHDNVTPDILTLSKTLGAGLPLAALVTTAEIEQKAYDKGFVFYTSHVNDPLVAAVGCTVMDVIAKENLIVAAREKGDYLAAALKRLVEKHEVVGDARGRGLLQGIEIVKDKTSKERSEAIGDRITARCLELGLHMNIVCLPGMGGVFRIAPPLTVSYEELEEGISMLDQAITDVENIL; encoded by the coding sequence ATGTTGATGTATCCATACAAAAAGAGAAGCAATCCATGGGGAGACGTTGAAAAACATGTTGGAAGATATGGTGCACCATTCTTTATTCCGGAAATTATTGACTATGCAAAGGGAAGCTATGTTTATACGGAAGAGGGGAGAAGGATTTTAGATTTTACTTCAGGGCAGATGTCATCGACGATCGGTCATTCTCATCCTGAAGTTGTGGCAACATTACAAGAAGCTGCTGGCCGTCTTGACCATTTGTTCAGTGGTATGTTATCAAGACCAAGCATTAATCTTTGTACACATATTGCCGAGACGGTAACAAATCCTTTAACAAAGGTAATCCCGCTGTCAACTGGTTCGGAAGTAAATGAAGCGGCATTAAGAATGGCAAAGCTGGTAACAGGGAAATTTGAGGTTGTCTCCTTTAACAGATCTTGGCATGGTTTAACAGAAGCAAGTGCAGGGGCAACATATGCTTCAGCTCGTAAAAGCAGATTGCCTGGCACACCTGGACAACTGGCCATTCCAACTCCATATGAGTATCGCCCTGATTTTGTTGACAGAGATGGGAAGCTTGATTGGCAAAAGCAGCTGGACTACGGTTTTGCGATGGTCGATGCCCAATCTGTCGGCAGCTTGGCAGCATGTATCGTCGAGCCAATTGTATCTGGGGGCGGCATACTTGTTCCTCCGCCTGGATACTTAGCCGCGTTAAAGAAAAAATGTCGTGAAAGAGACATGCTGTTAATCTTTGATGAGGCCCAAACAAGCTTTGGACGTACTGGACAATGGTATGGATTTCAGCATGACAATGTTACACCTGACATTTTGACATTATCAAAAACCCTCGGCGCAGGACTGCCGCTCGCAGCCCTTGTCACGACAGCAGAGATTGAACAAAAGGCTTATGACAAAGGGTTCGTATTTTACACTTCGCATGTTAATGATCCGCTTGTAGCTGCCGTTGGCTGTACGGTGATGGATGTGATTGCAAAAGAGAACCTTATAGTGGCAGCACGCGAAAAAGGGGATTATTTAGCAGCCGCACTTAAAAGACTTGTGGAAAAACACGAGGTTGTTGGTGATGCGAGAGGGCGTGGATTGCTGCAAGGTATTGAGATTGTTAAGGATAAAACAAGTAAAGAGCGCTCAGAAGCAATAGGCGATCGTATCACAGCAAGATGCCTTGAATTAGGCCTTCATATGAACATTGTCTGTTTACCTGGTATGGGGGGCGTTTTCCGAATAGCACCTCCGCTCACAGTTAGTTATGAAGAGCTTGAAGAAGGGATTTCCATGCTTGATCAAGCCATAACAGATGTCGAGAACATATTATGA